A single window of Ornithorhynchus anatinus isolate Pmale09 chromosome 3, mOrnAna1.pri.v4, whole genome shotgun sequence DNA harbors:
- the LOC107547358 gene encoding uteroglobin-like — protein MKVAVIFVLLSLGLFCSVGDACPDFQNIIDDYLGYSTDVLLAKLAPYEPSDNALEAVRALKDTSDAFTVAERKSVGETLKKMNEKC, from the exons ATGAAGGTCGCTGTGATTTTCGTGCTCCTCTCGCTGGGACTTTTCTGCTCTGTTG GGGACGCTTGTCCTGATTTCCAGAATATAATAGATGATTACTTGGGATACTCCACCGATGTCTTACTGGCAAAGTTAGCTCCTTATGAGCCCTCGGACAACGCTCTGGAAGCTGTGAGGGCCTTGAAAGACACCAGTGATGCTTTCACAGTTGCCGAAAGGAAATCCGTCGGGGAAACTCTG aaaaaaatgaatgaaaaatgctaA